A window of the Virgibacillus pantothenticus genome harbors these coding sequences:
- a CDS encoding metallophosphoesterase family protein, producing MTKEITFLHAADLHLDSPFKGLASAPEDIFKDIRKSTFTALDNLVKAAIQHHVDFVLLVGDLFDNEQQSLQAQIRLKRAFETLQQHGITVFLSYGNHDHLNGNAHSVPYPDNVIEFKEGAVTSYTYVKHDEPLAVIYGFSYQERAVQNNKTSEYQITDLSVPFHIGMLHGSVQSNTDHDTYAPFKISDLTGEDMDYWALGHIHRQQVLKQTPPIIYPGNTQGRHRKETGEKGCYHVRLTKEKAELEFFPLHAIQISHFSLDLTSCPSVFEMEREILNSLEQHKAATSQLVDLTLASKDDRIKEWDRSGDVEEVIALVNETLTQPKNWVYIFHHQVQTQIVIDESLYQGQHFIGEMLREADKLTVQPLLTDLYQQKQARKFLQPLTIEEEHEITAAAKELLVHELLKE from the coding sequence GTGACAAAGGAAATCACGTTTCTTCATGCTGCAGATCTGCATTTAGACAGTCCGTTTAAAGGATTAGCTTCTGCACCTGAGGATATATTTAAAGACATACGTAAGAGTACATTTACAGCTTTAGATAACTTAGTGAAGGCTGCGATTCAGCATCACGTAGATTTTGTCTTACTCGTAGGTGACCTGTTTGATAACGAACAGCAGAGCTTACAAGCGCAAATTCGTTTAAAGCGCGCTTTTGAAACGCTTCAGCAACATGGCATTACTGTGTTTTTATCTTATGGAAACCATGATCATTTAAATGGAAATGCACATTCTGTACCATATCCGGATAATGTTATTGAATTTAAAGAGGGAGCTGTCACTTCTTATACATATGTTAAACATGACGAACCGTTAGCTGTCATTTACGGTTTCAGTTATCAAGAACGAGCGGTGCAGAATAATAAAACGAGCGAGTACCAGATTACTGATTTGTCCGTCCCATTTCATATTGGGATGTTGCACGGAAGTGTACAAAGCAATACCGATCATGATACATATGCACCTTTTAAAATAAGCGATCTTACAGGCGAGGATATGGATTATTGGGCGCTTGGGCACATTCATCGGCAACAAGTGTTAAAACAAACGCCACCTATCATTTACCCAGGGAATACACAAGGACGCCATCGCAAGGAAACTGGAGAAAAAGGCTGTTATCATGTTCGCCTTACAAAGGAAAAGGCGGAACTAGAATTTTTCCCATTACATGCTATTCAAATCAGCCATTTTTCATTAGATCTTACTTCATGCCCATCCGTATTTGAAATGGAGAGGGAGATTTTAAACTCATTGGAACAGCATAAAGCTGCAACATCTCAATTAGTCGACTTAACTTTAGCAAGTAAGGATGATCGTATCAAGGAATGGGATCGTTCCGGAGATGTAGAAGAAGTAATTGCACTAGTAAACGAAACACTCACGCAACCTAAAAACTGGGTGTACATCTTTCATCACCAGGTTCAAACCCAAATCGTAATCGACGAATCATTGTATCAAGGCCAGCATTTCATTGGAGAAATGCTTCGTGAAGCTGATAAGCTGACCGTTCAGCCGTTACTTACCGATCTCTATCAGCAAAAGCAAGCGCGAAAGTTTTTACAGCCGTTAACAATAGAGGAAGAGCACGAAATAACAGCAGCAGCTAAAGAGTTACTCGTTCACGAGCTGTTAAAGGAATGA
- a CDS encoding UPF0236 family transposase-like protein, which produces MKDTISTITMKELEQITYRALQESFSQVMSQTLQELDETIATTREKKRFYLKDKRTLKFESVFGQVELKRNYYQDRETGNYVFLLDQYLAFDGTKGMKSGGAGFCD; this is translated from the coding sequence TTGAAAGATACCATATCTACAATCACAATGAAAGAGTTAGAACAAATTACTTACCGTGCATTACAGGAAAGTTTTTCCCAGGTGATGTCACAAACGCTTCAGGAATTAGATGAAACCATTGCAACAACGAGGGAAAAGAAAAGGTTTTATTTAAAGGATAAGAGAACGTTAAAATTTGAATCTGTCTTCGGGCAGGTCGAGTTGAAAAGGAATTATTATCAAGATAGAGAAACGGGAAACTATGTATTTTTATTGGATCAATATTTAGCTTTTGACGGCACCAAGGGGATGAAGTCCGGTGGTGCAGGATTTTGCGATTGA
- a CDS encoding UPF0236 family transposase-like protein, with amino-acid sequence MNSAVGTLENEKREERLEELIAQLSQYPEALGDYREKLRDKGIETTGFRAPWEVQKER; translated from the coding sequence TTGAATAGTGCAGTTGGTACGCTTGAAAATGAAAAGAGGGAAGAACGGTTGGAAGAGTTAATAGCCCAGCTTTCTCAATATCCGGAAGCACTTGGAGATTACCGTGAGAAGCTGAGAGACAAAGGTATAGAAACCACAGGCTTTCGCGCCCCATGGGAAGTGCAGAAGGAACGATGA
- a CDS encoding UPF0236 family transposase-like protein, whose translation MEVDGLYTKSQEKNKKGWEMNGKRAKLIEKRHFIHEGKLPFWEEFEQYLMATYEYDPTKHHLVINGDGAKWITSCRDYFRSNATFVIDRFHVARDVQRLFRKHPRYRAIRKKLANYDWEGFMVVS comes from the coding sequence GTGGAAGTGGACGGGCTTTATACGAAAAGTCAAGAGAAAAATAAAAAAGGCTGGGAGATGAATGGCAAGCGGGCAAAACTGATAGAAAAAAGACATTTTATTCATGAAGGAAAGCTGCCGTTCTGGGAAGAGTTTGAGCAATATTTAATGGCTACATACGAGTATGATCCGACCAAACATCATCTCGTTATTAACGGGGACGGGGCAAAGTGGATCACATCCTGCCGCGACTATTTCCGAAGCAATGCCACCTTTGTCATTGACCGCTTTCATGTTGCCCGTGATGTACAACGGTTATTTAGGAAACATCCAAGGTATCGAGCCATTCGAAAAAAACTGGCAAACTATGACTGGGAAGGCTTTATGGTGGTGAGTTGA
- a CDS encoding ABC transporter ATP-binding protein produces the protein MLQLTDVTKQFGAHTAVKQLSLEIPEKEMFGFLGGNGAGKTTTFRMILGLLDKTSGDISWHGEPVDYGKSHLIGYLPEERGLYPKLTVKDQLTYLARLRGMVKSEAISELKAWLDRFQVPEYLNKKVEELSKGNQQKIQFISAVIHKPKLLILDEPFSGLDPVNVEMLKEAVVDLKEKGTSIVFSSHRMEHVEELCEHLCILHKGKQVVQGSLREIKRSFGKKNLSVYADFPVDFLRDFPGVTKYKAVMEGCQLQIENELVSQEIFTALQGKGFVRKFDLEEPSLNDIFIAKVGASYE, from the coding sequence ATGTTACAACTGACAGATGTTACGAAGCAATTTGGCGCACATACTGCTGTCAAACAGCTATCTTTAGAAATCCCAGAAAAGGAAATGTTTGGTTTTCTGGGCGGGAATGGCGCTGGAAAGACGACGACGTTTCGGATGATTTTAGGATTATTAGATAAAACATCCGGTGATATTTCATGGCATGGTGAGCCGGTTGATTATGGAAAGAGTCACTTAATTGGTTATCTTCCTGAAGAAAGAGGGCTTTATCCGAAGTTAACAGTAAAGGATCAGCTTACCTATTTAGCAAGACTTAGAGGGATGGTAAAGAGTGAAGCTATCAGTGAGTTGAAAGCATGGCTTGATCGATTTCAAGTTCCGGAATATTTGAACAAGAAAGTAGAAGAATTATCCAAAGGCAATCAGCAAAAGATTCAATTTATTTCTGCGGTAATACATAAACCAAAACTATTAATCTTAGACGAACCATTTTCTGGGCTGGATCCTGTTAACGTGGAAATGTTGAAAGAAGCAGTCGTAGATTTAAAAGAAAAAGGAACATCGATCGTATTTTCTTCTCACCGAATGGAGCACGTCGAAGAGCTTTGTGAGCACTTATGCATATTACATAAAGGCAAGCAAGTTGTTCAAGGGTCTTTACGTGAGATAAAACGTTCATTCGGCAAGAAAAATTTAAGTGTTTATGCTGACTTTCCAGTTGATTTTCTTCGTGATTTTCCTGGTGTTACGAAATATAAAGCGGTGATGGAAGGCTGTCAGCTGCAAATTGAAAATGAGCTCGTTTCTCAGGAAATTTTTACAGCGCTGCAAGGAAAAGGCTTTGTACGGAAGTTTGACTTGGAAGAGCCGTCTCTTAATGATATTTTTATCGCGAAAGTAGGTGCTTCCTATGAATAA
- a CDS encoding UPF0236 family transposase-like protein, translating into MGSAEGTMSVFARRLKNGRSWCEKGLDKFIDIMVALKDNLEIKTLQGMLKQTMEITEKSKKEKPPKHFVEKLKDSAAEATRNNLDYLKGALGKPVTAALKGLRGI; encoded by the coding sequence ATGGGAAGTGCAGAAGGAACGATGAGCGTGTTCGCCAGACGCCTTAAAAATGGGCGCAGCTGGTGTGAAAAAGGACTTGATAAATTTATCGACATTATGGTTGCCCTAAAAGATAATCTTGAGATTAAGACACTACAGGGTATGCTTAAACAGACAATGGAAATAACAGAAAAAAGCAAGAAAGAGAAACCACCTAAACACTTTGTAGAGAAGTTGAAGGATAGCGCAGCAGAAGCAACCCGGAACAACTTGGATTATTTAAAAGGGGCTCTTGGAAAACCAGTTACGGCTGC
- a CDS encoding UPF0236 family transposase-like protein: protein MVQDFAIELAVTGVSYRQASRAMEKLLGYPVISHEGIRQQLLNTVSRLSRMSCSWKWTGFIRKVKRKIKKAGR from the coding sequence GTGGTGCAGGATTTTGCGATTGAATTGGCTGTTACAGGTGTTTCTTACCGTCAGGCCAGTCGAGCAATGGAAAAGCTTTTAGGCTACCCTGTGATCAGTCATGAAGGCATACGCCAGCAGTTGTTGAATACGGTGTCCCGCTTGAGCAGGATGTCGTGTTCGTGGAAGTGGACGGGCTTTATACGAAAAGTCAAGAGAAAAATAAAAAAGGCTGGGAGATGA
- a CDS encoding ABC transporter permease: MNKFWIILGHTYTTRIKSKTFIITTLITLILIFALTNIKTIIDVFSDGEADQIAVIDETNELYKPLTENMKQTSEEIELTLYDGTEEEAKQAVEEEDYTALIVLTMNENKLPKATYYANSISQSSLQTTLEQQLQQLKAMYATEQAGVDPVALAMINEPVTFDTVALDKSAKTEEELNQARGIVYIMLFLLYITVIMYGNMIATDVATEKSSRVMEILISSAPPVTHMFAKIFGVALVGLTQIALFLGSGYALISAKDEATQELFAQFGIGSASMSIYIYAIVFFILGYLLYATLAAMLGSLVSRIEDAQQLTMPMIFLIMIAFIIAMSGLATPEAGFIKVTSFIPFFTPMIMFLRVGMLDVPIWEVALSIGLLIGTIIILALLGAKVYRGGVLMYGRSSSLKDFKKALALSKKEK; the protein is encoded by the coding sequence ATGAATAAGTTTTGGATTATATTAGGTCATACGTACACGACAAGGATTAAATCAAAAACATTTATTATTACCACATTAATTACATTAATTCTAATATTTGCTTTAACCAATATTAAAACGATTATCGATGTTTTTTCTGATGGGGAAGCAGATCAAATTGCTGTTATTGACGAGACCAATGAATTATATAAACCTCTAACGGAAAACATGAAGCAAACAAGTGAAGAGATAGAGCTCACGCTTTATGACGGAACTGAAGAAGAAGCGAAACAAGCTGTAGAGGAAGAAGATTATACAGCACTTATTGTATTAACTATGAATGAAAATAAGCTGCCTAAAGCAACTTACTACGCCAATAGCATTTCTCAATCTAGTTTGCAAACGACATTGGAGCAACAGTTGCAACAATTAAAGGCCATGTACGCAACGGAGCAGGCAGGTGTTGATCCTGTTGCATTAGCGATGATTAATGAACCAGTGACGTTTGATACTGTCGCTTTGGATAAGTCAGCTAAAACCGAAGAAGAGCTCAACCAAGCTCGAGGAATTGTATATATCATGTTGTTTTTGTTATACATTACAGTCATTATGTATGGCAATATGATCGCCACAGATGTAGCGACGGAAAAATCATCGCGAGTGATGGAAATCCTTATTTCCAGTGCGCCGCCAGTGACGCATATGTTTGCTAAGATTTTCGGTGTAGCGCTAGTAGGATTAACGCAAATAGCACTGTTTTTAGGGTCTGGGTATGCCCTTATTTCTGCAAAGGATGAAGCAACACAAGAACTATTTGCTCAATTTGGGATTGGTTCTGCTTCCATGTCGATTTATATTTATGCCATTGTTTTCTTTATCTTAGGCTACCTGCTCTACGCAACCCTTGCAGCGATGTTAGGCTCATTGGTAAGTCGAATTGAAGATGCTCAGCAATTGACCATGCCGATGATATTTTTAATTATGATTGCATTTATTATTGCTATGAGTGGCCTTGCTACACCAGAGGCTGGATTTATTAAAGTAACGTCATTTATTCCATTCTTTACACCAATGATTATGTTCTTACGGGTTGGTATGCTGGATGTTCCTATTTGGGAGGTAGCATTATCCATCGGTCTGTTAATTGGTACTATCATTATTCTAGCTCTTCTTGGAGCAAAAGTGTATCGTGGCGGTGTCCTAATGTATGGACGTTCCAGCTCGCTAAAGGATTTCAAAAAAGCACTTGCGCTTTCGAAAAAGGAAAAATAA